DNA from Candidatus Ishikawaella capsulata Mpkobe:
CACCGCTGTAATCTCAAATATAAGCGTACATGAACCACGACAACCAATAGATAATGATACTATGTTTATTTTCTCTATGGAGGGAAATAATCAACCTATTGCACCTCATTCACAAATTCCATTTGCTTGGTTCCCGGGATGGAACTCTCCTCAAGCTTGGAATAAATTTCAAAACGAAGTAGGTGGTACATTACTTTACGGAGACCCTGGTATACGCTTATTTGAAGCTAGTAACCAACAGATAAAGTGGTTTAATCAAATTCCTGCGGCATTTAAGTTAGGTTCAAGGTGGCGTATTGTACCTTATTATAAGTTATTTGGTAGTGAAGAAATGTCACAGAAATCACCTGTATTTCAGAAAAGAATGTCCGTTCCGAAATTAGTAATGAATCCTTATGATGCAGCCAAAATAGGAATAGATACTGAAAAAATAATAGAATTCAGTTATGTTGGACAGAAATTTCAGTTCCCTTTATCACTTTCTAGTAATTTGAATAAAGGACAAATAGGACTTCCTCTGGGAATGCCAGGAATCCCATGTTTCCTTTTAGGAGCTTATATTGATAAATTACAGGAGGTAACTCAATGCACTGGTTAACATCAGAAGTTACCAGCAGCATTGTTAAAGCAATTATAATTGTATTATCAGTAATTGTTTGTAGTGCTCTAATGAGTGTAGTTGAGCGCAGATTACTTGCTTTATTTCAGAACCGTTATGGTCCCAATCGCGTTGGTTGGGGAGGGTGTTTGCAAATAATAGCAGATATGATTAAAATGCTATTTAAAGAAGATTGGAATCCACGTTTTTCCGATAGATTTATTTTTAATTTGGCGCCAGTTATTGCTTTTTTATCATTGCTACTAGTATTCGCTATTATCCCCATATCTCCTAATTGGATAGTAATAAATTTAAATATAGGAATACTTTTTTTCTTAATGATGGCAGGTTTATCCGTTTATGCTGTGTTATTTGCAGGTTGGTCAAGTAATAATAAGTATTCATTATTAGGAGCTGTACGAGCGTCTGCTCAAACTTTAAGTTACGAAGTTTTTTTAGGTTTATCTGTTATGGGAGTAGTAGTCCTATCAGGATCCTATAATATACAAGACATAGTAAACTCTCAAAAGCATATATGGTATATTATACCACAATTTTTTGGTTTTTTAACCTTTTTTATAGCTGGATTAGCTGTATGTCATCGTCATCCATTTGATCAACCAGAATCAGAACAAGAATTAGCTGATGGTTATCATATTGAATATTCTGGGATGAAATTTAGTCTCTTTTTCTTAGGAGAATATATTTCAATTACTACAATTTCCGCATTAATAGTAACCCTATTTTTAGGTGCTTGGCATGGACCAATATTATATCCTTTTATTTGGTTTGCTATTAAAATAGCATTTTGTATAATAATGTTTATTTTAATTCGCGCTTCTTTACCGCGTCCACGATATGATCAAGTAATGCAATTTGGCTGGACATTCTGCTTACCATTAACTCTGTTAAATTTAGTAATAACGGCAGCAATCATTCTATATAACTCATAGTAGATAATTATGAAACTAAAAAAAATTTTAATAGGATTTATCACTACGATACGTAGTATCTATATAGTTGCTATGCATGCATTTGCTAAACGTGAAACACAAATGTATCCAGAAAATCCTGCATATTTACCTCCACGTTATCGTGGTAGAATAATTCTAACACGTGATCCTGATGGAGAAGAACGATGTGTAGCCTGTAATCTTTGTGCAGTAGCATGTCCAGTAAGCTGTATTTCTTTACAAAAAACAGAAACACCAGATGGACGATGGTATGCCAAATTTTTCCGTATTAACTTATCTAGATGTATTTTTTGTGGTATTTGTGAGGAAGCTTGTCCAACTAATGCAATTCAGCTAACTCCAGATTTCGAATTGGGAGAATTCCGTCGTCAAGATTTAGTATACGAAAAAGAAGACTTATTAATTTCTGGTACTGGTAAAAATTCAAAATATAATTTCTATAGGGTATCAGGAAAATCAATTAAAGACAAGGCTAAAGGTGATGCAGAAAATGAAGTGCAACCTGTTGATGTTAAAAGTTTATTACCTTAGAGGAGTTAGTAATGGTATGTGTATTTTATGTTTGTAGTACACTGGCAATTATAACAACTCTTTTTATTATTATGAATAGTAATCCTATACATGCTCTATTATATTTAATTATTTCCTTATTGGCTCTTGCTGGCATATTTTTTTCTTTAGGTGCTTATTTTGCAGGAGCATTAGAGATAATTATATATGCTGGTGCTATTATGGTAATTTTTGTATTTGTAGTTATGATGTTAAATCTAGGAAAAATTTCTACTAACCAAGAAAAAGAGTGGTTAAGGCCAATTGTATGGGTTGGACCGAGCATTATTGCGTTTTTTTTGATGTTAGTGATCATTTATGCCATAATACATAGTACTAAACAAATTATTAAATCTGAAATTATAGATATAAAAACAGTGGGTATTAGTTTATTTGGTAAGTACATTATTGCTGTTGAATTAACCTCAATATTAATGTTGGCAGGTCTTATAGTAGCTTTTCATATTGGACAACAGCATAAAATAGGTAAATAATGACATTTTTTACATATACCAAAATAAAAAGGATGAAAAAATGATTCCTTTACAACATGGATTGATCGTTGCTGCAGTACTGTTTGCATGTGGTTTTTTGTCTTTAATAGTACGTCGTAATATTTTATTCATGCTTATTAGTATAGAAATTATGATCAATGCGGCTAATTTAGCGTTAATATTAGCAGGTAGTTATTGGAAACAAGTTGATGGACAAATCATGTACATATTATCTATTAGCTTAGCAGCTGTAGAAACTGGTATAGGTTTAGCTTTTCTTATCCAAATCTATAGGCATTATCAAACTATAAATATTGATACTGCAAGTGAGATGCAGGGATGAATTTTCTATATTTGATTATAGTTTTTCCATTAATTAGTTTTATTATATTATCGTTATCTTTGGGCAGATTATCAGACAAAATATCTGCCATTATAGGCATAACATCTATTGCTTTATCAACACTAGTAACTATTGTAATAAGTATTATTTTTTTTCAGCAAGGACAACAAATTTTTGTTCAAAGACTTTGGACTTGGATAAACTTAGGTAGTTTTAATATTAAAGTAAGTTTATTACTAGATGGTTTTTCTTTAACGATGCTTTGGATCGTTACTGGTGTGGGTTTGCTTATTCAGATTTTCTCTTCTTGGTATATGTATGCAGATGGAGAAATAGGTTATTCGAGATTTTTTGCCTACAATAATTTGTTTATTGCTAGTATGGTGCTATTGATCTTGGCCGATAATTTATTATTAATGTATGTCGGTTGGGAAGCAGTAGGTATTTGTTCCTATTTGTTAATAGTATTTTACTATAAACGTTACTTTAATTGCAGAGCAGCAATTAAGGCTTTCACCATGACTCGGATAGGTGATGTTTTCTTAGCTGTAGGGATGTTCATAATTTATGATAAATTAGGTACTTTAAATTTTAATGAAATAATTACTCAGGCTCATATACATTTTATTAAAGATAGCTACCTGTTGACATTGGTGACTTCCATGTTACTATTGGGTGCAATCGGTAAATCTGCCCAATTACCTTTACAAACATGGTTGCCTGATGCAATGGTTGGTCCAACGCCAGTTTCTGCTTTAATTCATGCAGCAACCATGATAACAGCAGGAGTTTACTTAATTGCTCGTACCCACGCTCTATTTGTGATGACTTCTGGTGTTTTATATGTAGTAGGAATAATAGGAGCAATTAGTATATTGATAGCAAGTTTCGCTGCTTTAGTACAAACTGATGTTAAACTTATACTAGCATATTCTACTATTAGTCAAATTGGTTATATGTTTGTATCATTGGGGATACAGGCATGGAATGCAGCTGTTTTTCATTTGATCATGCATGCCTTTTTTAAGGCGCTATTATTTTTAGCAGCAGGTTCACTAATATTATCATATAATCACAAGCAAGATATGAGTGAAATGGGAGGTTTACGTAAGGATCTTCCTTTAGTTTATGCGTGTTTTTTAATTGGTGGAGGTAGTTTATGTGGATTTCCCATTATTACGGGAGGCTTCTATAGTAAAGATCAAATTATATTATGCGCTTTAAGTAGTGGTCACTTTTTATTCACTGCAATATGTTTAATTGGTAGTTTTATTACTACCTTATATACATTTCGCATGATATTTACCGTTTTTCATGGCAAACAACAAAAAATACCAAGAATACCAATAGGAACAGGTATTACTCACAGTATACCTTTAATTATACTTTTATTACTGTCTACCTTTCTGGGCACATTCATTACGCCACCTTTAACTAACGTACTACCACCAGACAATCCCATAGAAAAAAATAGATTTATTGTTGAAGTAATATCTGGCATCATAACAATATTTGGAATCTTTATAGCAGCCATTTTATGGTTAGGAAATGATAAATTAGTAGTTAACTATATAAATAAGACGAAACTAGGTAAGAATGTCAATTCTTACTTGTTGAAAGGTTGGGGATTTGATTATATTTATAACAAAGTGTTCGTAGAACCTTATTTCAGTATGGTTAAATTTATAAAAGATGATCCTATAAGTAAAATAATGAATATACTAATAGTAATTTGTCAATTATCTAATAAAACTTTATCCATAAGCTCTAATGGCCTTTTGCGTTGGTATATGGCTTCAATAGGATTAGGAGCAATCATGGTCCTCGCCACTCTATTATTATTTAAGTAATTTGTATTAATAAAAAGAGTATATAGTAGTAAAATATTGAATCTATATGTACCTTAATTTTAAGTACATAAAAGGAAAAAACACCATGCTATTACCTTGGTTAATTATAACTCCTTTTAGCGGTGGTCTACT
Protein-coding regions in this window:
- the nuoH gene encoding NADH-quinone oxidoreductase subunit NuoH, whose product is MHWLTSEVTSSIVKAIIIVLSVIVCSALMSVVERRLLALFQNRYGPNRVGWGGCLQIIADMIKMLFKEDWNPRFSDRFIFNLAPVIAFLSLLLVFAIIPISPNWIVINLNIGILFFLMMAGLSVYAVLFAGWSSNNKYSLLGAVRASAQTLSYEVFLGLSVMGVVVLSGSYNIQDIVNSQKHIWYIIPQFFGFLTFFIAGLAVCHRHPFDQPESEQELADGYHIEYSGMKFSLFFLGEYISITTISALIVTLFLGAWHGPILYPFIWFAIKIAFCIIMFILIRASLPRPRYDQVMQFGWTFCLPLTLLNLVITAAIILYNS
- the nuoI gene encoding NADH-quinone oxidoreductase subunit NuoI produces the protein MKLKKILIGFITTIRSIYIVAMHAFAKRETQMYPENPAYLPPRYRGRIILTRDPDGEERCVACNLCAVACPVSCISLQKTETPDGRWYAKFFRINLSRCIFCGICEEACPTNAIQLTPDFELGEFRRQDLVYEKEDLLISGTGKNSKYNFYRVSGKSIKDKAKGDAENEVQPVDVKSLLP
- the nuoJ gene encoding NADH-quinone oxidoreductase subunit J, producing the protein MVCVFYVCSTLAIITTLFIIMNSNPIHALLYLIISLLALAGIFFSLGAYFAGALEIIIYAGAIMVIFVFVVMMLNLGKISTNQEKEWLRPIVWVGPSIIAFFLMLVIIYAIIHSTKQIIKSEIIDIKTVGISLFGKYIIAVELTSILMLAGLIVAFHIGQQHKIGK
- the nuoK gene encoding NADH-quinone oxidoreductase subunit NuoK; this translates as MIPLQHGLIVAAVLFACGFLSLIVRRNILFMLISIEIMINAANLALILAGSYWKQVDGQIMYILSISLAAVETGIGLAFLIQIYRHYQTINIDTASEMQG
- the nuoL gene encoding NADH-quinone oxidoreductase subunit L, yielding MNFLYLIIVFPLISFIILSLSLGRLSDKISAIIGITSIALSTLVTIVISIIFFQQGQQIFVQRLWTWINLGSFNIKVSLLLDGFSLTMLWIVTGVGLLIQIFSSWYMYADGEIGYSRFFAYNNLFIASMVLLILADNLLLMYVGWEAVGICSYLLIVFYYKRYFNCRAAIKAFTMTRIGDVFLAVGMFIIYDKLGTLNFNEIITQAHIHFIKDSYLLTLVTSMLLLGAIGKSAQLPLQTWLPDAMVGPTPVSALIHAATMITAGVYLIARTHALFVMTSGVLYVVGIIGAISILIASFAALVQTDVKLILAYSTISQIGYMFVSLGIQAWNAAVFHLIMHAFFKALLFLAAGSLILSYNHKQDMSEMGGLRKDLPLVYACFLIGGGSLCGFPIITGGFYSKDQIILCALSSGHFLFTAICLIGSFITTLYTFRMIFTVFHGKQQKIPRIPIGTGITHSIPLIILLLLSTFLGTFITPPLTNVLPPDNPIEKNRFIVEVISGIITIFGIFIAAILWLGNDKLVVNYINKTKLGKNVNSYLLKGWGFDYIYNKVFVEPYFSMVKFIKDDPISKIMNILIVICQLSNKTLSISSNGLLRWYMASIGLGAIMVLATLLLFK